TATTTGTGCGACGCGTAGCCCCGGCCTTCCTGCTTGTGGGCGGTACCGGACTTGCCGCCGACCGAGTAACCCATGGTCTGCGCCTTGGGCGCGGTGCCGCCTGGGCCGGCGGCCAGCTGCAGCATGTGGCGCACGGCGGCGGAATTCTTCGACGAGAACACACGGGTACCCACGGCCGGCTGGTCGCTCTTGAGGATGGTGGCCGGGATCAGGTTGCCGTCGTGCGCGAAGGTGGTGTAAGCGTGCGCCATCTGGAAGAGCGACGCCGACAGACCGTAGCCGTAGGACATGGTGGCCTGCTCCACCGGACGCCAGGTCTTCCAGGGCCGCAGCCGGCCAGTGACCGCGCCGGGAAAGGTGAGCTGCGGCTTCTGGCCGAAACCCATGGCGCTGAAGCTGTCCCACATTTCGTGCGCCGTCATGCGCTGCGAGATCTTGGTGGCACCGACGTTGCTCGACTTCTGGATGACGCCCTCGACCGTCTGCAGGCCGTAGTTGTGGGTGTCGGTGATGGTCGAGCCGGTGATGGTGATGCGACCCGGCGAGGTGTCGATCATGGTCTGCGGCGTGACCCGGCCAAGCTCCAGCGCCGTGGCGACGGTGATCGGCTTCATCGTGGAGCCGGGCTCGAAGGTGTCGGTGAGCGCGCGATTGCGCAGCTGCTCGCCCGAGAGATGCTGGCGGTTGCCAGGGTCGTAGCTCGGGTAGTTGGCCAGCGCCAGGATTTCGCCGGTCACCGAGTCGAGCACCACCACGCTGCCGGCCTTGGCCTTGTGCAGCATGACCGCGTCGCGCAACTTCTGGTAGGCGAAGAACTGCACCTTGCTGTCGATGGAGAGCTGGATGTCCTTGCCGTCGACCGGCGGCACCGCATCGCCCACGCCCTCGACCGCGCGGCCCAGGCGGTCCTTGATGACGCGGCGCGAGCCGGACTTGCCGGCGAGGTCGTTGTTGAAGGCCAGCTCGATGCCTTCCTGGCCCTTGTCCTCGACGTTGGTGAAGCCCACGATGTGCGCGGCCGCCTCGCCCTCGGGATACTGGCGCTTGTATTCCTTGCGCTGGTAGATGCCCTTGATGTCGAGCGCGGCGATCTGCTTGGCGATGGGTTCGTCGACCTGGCGCTGGATCCAGACGAAGGTTTTGTCCTCGTCGGCGAGCTTCTTGCCCAGCGCCGCCGGCGTCATGCCGAGCAGCTTGGCCAGGGTCTTGAGCTTGGCGGCGACGGCCGGGTCGTCCTTGTCGACGTCCTCGGGAATCGCCCAGATGCTGGGCGCGATCACGCTCGAAGCCAGCAGCAGGCCGTTGCGGTCGAGGATGCGGCCGCGGTTGGCCGGCAGCTCCAGCGTGCGGGCGAAGCGCACCAGCCCCTGCCGCTGGAAGAAGGCGTTGCCGATGACCTGCACATACAGCGCGCGGCCCGCCAGCGCCACGAAGCCGAGCGCGATGCAGGCCACGATGAACTTGCTGCGCCAGACCGGGGTCTTGCTGGCGAGCAGCGGGCTGGAGGCGTACTGGACGCTGCGGCTGCCTCTGCTCATGTCGAAAGCTCCAGGCAGGCGTTCATCGCGTGGTCCCCGTCTCGCCAGCGCCGGCTGCCGTGTTGGCGGCATAGGGCACGTACAACGTGATGGCCGGCGTGGTGTTGCGCATCTGCAGCTTGTCGCGGGCGAGCTTTTCCACCCGCAGCGGCGTGGCCTGGGCGCGCTTCTCGACCTCGAGCCGGTCGCGTTCCACTTCCAGGCGGTGCGCCTCGGCGGTGGCGCGCTCCATTTCGGTGAAGAGCTTGCGCGACTCGTACTGCACATGCACCAGGTACAGGGCGCTGGCCATGACGGCCATCAGCAGCACGATGGACAGACGCGTCATGCCGACACCTCGGTGCGCTCGGCCACGCGCAGCATGGCGCTGCGCGAACGGGGGTTGGCACTGACCTCGGCCGCGCTCGGTTTACTGCGGCCCAGCGCCACCAGGCGCATCGGCTGCGGCGGCGCGAACGGTGCCCGGCGGTCGTAGACCTCCTTGGACTGCTGCGCGATGAAGGTCTTGACGATGCGGTCTTCGAGCGAATGGAAGCTGATCACCGACAGCCGCCCGCCCGGACGCAACACCGACAGGCTGGCGTTCAGGGCCTGCTGAAGCTCTTCGAGCTCGGCGTTGATGAAAATCCGAAGAGCCTGAAAGGTGCGCGTGGCGGGGTTCTGCCCCTGCTCGCGGGTCTTGACCGCGCCAGCCACGAGCTCGGCCAGCTCGGCAGTGGTCGTGAGAGGGCCCCGTTCCTGTCGGCGAGCAACAATCGCCTTCGCAATGGGGCCAGCAAACCGTTCTTCGCCGTAGTCACGTATCACCTCCGCGATCTGCTGCGTTTCGGCCGCAGCCAGCCAGTCGGCCACGCTCTCGCCGCGCGTGGGATCCATGCGCATGTCGAGCGGACCGTCGAAACGAAAAGAAAAACCCCGTGCGGGGTTATCGATCTGGGGGGAGCTGACACCGAGGTCCATCAGGACCCCGGCGGCGCTGCCCGGAGGCAGCTCCCCCAACTGGGCAAAGCCCTCGTGCCGGATCGAGAAGCGCTCGTCGCCGATCGCGCTGGCGGCGGCGATGGCCTCCGGATCCTTGTCGAAGGCGATCAGCCGGCCGGCCGGCGAGAGCCGCGACAAAATGAGCCGGCTGTGGCCGCCGCGCCCGAAGGTGGCGTCGACATAGGTGCCGTCCGGATCCTGGACCAAGGCGTCGACCGCCTCGTTCAGCATGACGGTCGTGTGGAGAGCAGCGGTCGTCATGATCAGAAGGAGAAGTCCTGGAAGGCGTCAGGCATCTCGCCCTTCATGGCTTCGGCTTCCTGGGCGTCGTAGCTCGTCTTGTCCCAGAGTTCGAAATGGTTGCCCATGCCCAGCAAAACGCAGTCTTTGGCCAGACCTGCGGCTGCACGCAGTTCCGGCGACACCAGCACGCGGCCGGTGCCATCCATCTCCACATCCATCGCGTTACCGAGAAAAATGCGCTTCCACCACTGGGCGGACATGGGCAACTGGGCAATACGCTCGCGGAACTTCTCCCATTCAGGGCGCGGGAACACCATCAGGCAGCCATGCGGATGCTTGGTGATGGTGAGCTGACCGGAAGCGGTCGCGCCCAGGACGTCGCGGTGACGCGTCGGGACGGACAAGCGCCCCTTGGCATCGAGACTCAGCGACGAGGCCCCTTGGAACACGGCGAAAAACCCTCCGGGAGATGAGCAATGCAGCTTGCTGGAAGTGCGGGTGGGGCGCCTGGCCGGGCACTTTTTCCCACCGAATTGCACTTTTTTGCACTGTAGCAGGATTCAGCGCACCGGAAGATCCGTTCGGTCCAACTTTCACAATGAAATCAACGACTTAGACACGACTCACGAAAGTGTGACCAAGGGAAAAACCTTCTAGATGAAGCACTTAGCCATCCAATTCAAAGTGAATCTTGAGGCGATGGCTCACATGTAACAGTGCCGGCAACGAACAAAAATTCGTTGCCGGCACACGGCGTCTGTAACCGGCGTTTCCACCGGTGCGACCTATCAGAGGATGAAGCGCGACAGATCTTCGTTGCGGCTGAGCTCGCCCAGACGGGCGTCCACATAGGCGGCATCGACCGTCAGCGTCTGCCCCGCGAGGTTGGCGGCGTCGAAACTCGCCTCGTCGAGCAGGCGCTCCATCACCGTGGCCAGTCGCCGGGCGCCGATGTCCTCGGTGCGCTCGTTCACTTCGTAGGCGATGGCGGCCAGCCGGGTGATGCCTTCGGGGGTGAACTCCACCTGCACGCCTTCGGTCGCCATGAGCGCCTGGTACTGGCGTACCAGCGACGCATGCGTCTGAACCAGGATGGCCTCGAAATCCAGGGCGGAGAGCGATTGCAGCTCGACCCGGATCGGGAAACGCCCCTGCAGCTCGGGAATCAGGTCGCTGGGCTTGGCCAGGTGGAAGGCGCCCGAGGCGATGAACAGCATGTGGTCGGTCTTGACGATGCCGTACTTGGTGGTCACCGAAGTGCCTTCCACCAGCGGCAGCAGGTCGCGCTGCACACCCTGCCGCGAGATCTCGGCGGTGCTGCCACCGCCCTCGCTGCGCGAGGCGACCTTGTCGATCTCGTCGATGAACACGATGCCGTTCTGCTCGGCGTTGCTCACGGCCCGGGCGCGGGTCTCTTCCTCGTTGACCAGCTTGCCGGCCTCCTCGTCGGTCAGCAGCCGCAGGGCCTCGGCGATCTTCAGCCGGCGCGTCTTCCGCCGTCCGCCCATCTGCCCGAACATGCCGCGCAATTGCTCGGCCATGCCTTCCATGCCCGGCGGGCCGACCACGTCGACCGGCGGCGGTGCCTCGGCCAGGTCGAGCTCGATTTCCTTGTCGTCGAGCTGGCCTTCGCGCAGCTTCTTGCGGAACGCCTGGCGGGCGGTGCTCTCGGGCGCGGGCGCGGCGATGGCGAGCGCGCCCTCCTCCGCGGCGGCACCGGTGGGGCGCGCCGGCGGCAGCAGGATGTCGAGCACCCGGTCCTCGGCGGCGTCGACGGCGCGTTCGCGGTGCAGCTTCATCTCGGCCTCGCGGGTCTGCTTGACCGCCACTTCGACCAGGTCGCGCACGATGGTGTCGACGTCCTTGCCCACGTAGCCGACCTCGGTGAACTTGGTCGCCTCCACCTTGATGAACGGCGCGTCCGCCAGCCGCGCCAGCCGCCGCGCGATCTCGGTCTTGCCCACGCCGGTCGGCCCGATCATCAGGATGTTCTTGGGCGTGATCTCGTGGCGCAACTTCTCGTCGACCTGCTGCCGCCGCCAGCGGTTGCGCAAGGCGATCGCCACCGCCCGCTTGGCCTCGCGCTGGCCAACGATGTGTCGATCGAGTTCGGAGACGATCTCCTGGGGGGTCATGGAAAACGACATATCAAATCCGTACAAATGGGACGCACTCAAAAAACAGGGCAATGCGCAGCGAGCCGATCAATCCAGGACGCCGCCGACCGGCTTTGCCGGTTGGTCAGCGTTGCCCCCGGGACGGGGGTTGGCGATCACACGAAGTGAATAGCCTGGGGGTCAGTCAAGCCTTCCGGTTGGCCAGCGTTGCCCCCGGGACGGGGGTTGGCGATCACACGAAGTGAATAGCCTGGGGGTCAGTCAAGCCTTCCGGTTGGCCAGCGTTGCCCCCGGGACGGGGGTTGGCGATTACACGAAGTGAATAGCCTGGGGTCAGCCATAGCCAGCCTGGGGGTTAGCTCAAGGTCTCTATGGTGTGGGACATGTTGGTGTAGATACACAGGCTGCCCGCGATCTCCAGCGACTTCTTCACCACCACGTCGGCGGGCAGGTCGGTGTTGTCGATCAGCGCCTTGGCCGCCGAATGCGCATACGCCCCGCCGGACCCGATCGCAACGATGCCCTGCTCCGGCTCCAGCACGTCGCCGTTGCCGGTGATGATCAGCGAAGTAGTGCGATCGGCCACCGCCAGCATGGCTTCCAGGCGGCGCAGCACCCGGTCGGTGCGCCATTCCTTGGTGAGCTCGATGGCGGCACGTGCCAACTGGCCCTGGTGCTTTTCCAGCTTGGCCTCAAAGCGCTCGAACAGGGTGAAGGCATCGGCGGTGGCGCCGGCGAATCCGGCCAGCACCTTCTCGTGGTGCAGCTTGCGCACCTTGCGCGCGGTGCCCTTGATGACGATGTTGCCCAGGGTCACCTGGCCGTCTCCGCCGATGGCGACCTGCCAGCCCTCGGGAGTCTGGCGGCGGACGCTGAGAATGGTGGTGCCGTGAAACACGGCGCTGTCGCTCGAATGATCCATAGCGGCGAAAACTGGGGACGGCAGGCCGTATTTCAATGCCCGGCGCACCCGCCGCTTGCTTCCGGTTTCAATCCGGCCGGACGTAGACCCGCGCGTATTCGTTGATGCCGGTCACATTGAAGAAGATGCCCGCCAGCCGGTGGAGATGGCGAAACTCCACCGCCAGCCCTTCGGCGTGCCGGGCCGCGGCCCAGCCGAGCACCGAGCCGGCGGCCACGAAGTCGAGCCGCACCAGCCGCGAGCAGTCGATGGCCAGCAGTTCGTCGCGATCCATCGGCGCCATCAGGAGCTGCCGCTCCCGTGCCTCGCCCACCCGCGCCAGCACGGAAGCGATGTCGCTGCCGATCTCGCCGACGAGTTCGGGCAGGGGCGGAGGCTGCGGCGCATCGTCGTCGGCAAATGCCACCGACGCGTGGTCGAACGCAGGCTGCATTCCGCCCTGCAGCACCTGGCAGATACAGCGGGGCTCCTGCCAGGCCGGCGGCGACACCTCGTAGGTGATGCAGTAGTCCAGCGCGGCCTCTTCGTAATCGTCGATCCGGCCCATCAGCCGCAGCGCCTCCATGCGCAGCCGCCACCAGTCGGCCTCGGCATCGGCGGCACCGGTGAGCGTGCGGGACTCCAGTGCGGCGAGCAGGCGGTCGGAGCCCTCGAAGCAGAGATGCACCTCCGCCAGGCTCCACGCATGGAAAGCCTCCAGCAGCGGCGCCACCGCGTCGTATTCGAAACCTTCCAGGCCGGACCAGTCCAGCCACCAGGCGCCGGGCGCCGTCGCGGCACCGGTGGTGAGCAGCGAGACTGCATGCGCGCCGACGAGCGCGGGGCTGTGCCAATGAAAATCGCCCGTGCCCTCGACCAAGCCTTCGGCCGGCGGCAGGGCGTCGGGCGCCAGCGACACCCAGGCCGGTGGCGAACGGCCGAAACGCTCGGCGTATTCGATGGCGGACGCTTCGAAGGCCTCGCGACGCCCGAGCGCGCGGTAGAGGTCGAACAAAGCGAACCAGTATTCCAGCAGCGATGCGCCTTCGGTCGACGCGGGGCTGTCGATGAGGTGGCGGATGTGCAGCTGGGCGGCCATGGCGTCGCCGTTGGCGAACTCGATGGCGGCCTCCTCCAGCTGCGGGTCGTGCACGAAACCAGGCAGTGCGGGCTGCGGCCCAGGCAGCGGTCCCGGGCCGGTCGCCACGAGCTGCGGAATCATGGTGTCGGCCGGCTCGCCCGCTGCCGCACCGGGCAGCTCCATGTCAGGCAACTCCAGATCGGGCAATTCCAGGTCGGGCTGCACGGGTGGCACCGGGGCGCGGCGGGTGATCTGTACCTGCGCAGAACCGGTGGTGGTGATGAAACCGGTCGACGGCCGGGGCCCTGGCGGCCCGATATCCAGCGTGGAGTGACCCGGCAGCGGAACGTGGCGGGTCGCCGCCTGCGAATCGCCCGGACGCCGGCTCTCGCCACCGGGCGGACGGCTGTTCGGCAGCAGATCGACCGGCTCGGCAGGGCGGGTCTTCCACCACTGCCGCGACATCTGCTCCTCGATCTCGTTGATCTTGCGCACGGTCATCGCGCGCTCTTCGGGGTCGTGGTCCGGTGCGGTGTCGAGGAACTCGGTGCCTTCAGATTCGGCCGCCTCGTCTTCCTCGTCGGCGTCGGCCGGCACCGGAACATGGACCGCCGCGAGGCGTCGCATGCGCCGCAGCTGGTCGAACTCGCGTTGCCGCACCAGGTCGTTGCGGCGGCGGCGCTCCATCAGTTCACGCAGGAGCTGGCGACCCTTGCCGGAATCCTGGTCGAGTTCGGATTCGCTTTCAGACGTGGTCGGGCCACCCTGGCCCGATCCGGCGGGAAGCACCAGGCGCACCATCCGGCGGAGGATTCCGGTGGGCCGGTCCTTGCGCATGGTGTGCCGGCGCCGAGGATCAGTCCCCGAACATCTTCTGCTTGAGCTCGCGGCGCTGTTGCGCTTCCAGCGAAAGCGTGGCGGTCGGGCGGGCCAGCAGGCGGCCGACGCCGATCGGCTCGCCGGTCTCGTCGCAGTAGCCGTAATCGCCGGCGTCGATGCGGGCGATGGACTGCTCGATCTTCTTGAGCAGCTTGCGTTCGCGATCGCGGGTACGCAGTTCGAGGGCGTGTTCTTCCTCGATGGTGGCGCGGTCGGCCGGATCGGGAACGACCACCGTGTCTTCACGGAGGTGTTCGGTGGTTTCACCGGCGTTGGCCAGCATGTCCTGCTTGAGCACGACGAGCTTGTGGCGGAAGAACGCCAGCTGCTTCTCGTTCATGTACTCGGCATCGGGCATGGCGATGACTTCGGCGTCGGTCAGGGCATCACCCGACTTGCTCTTCCAGTTTTGGGCAAGCTTCGGGTCTTTCTTCACGGGGGCAGGAACGATGGAAGGCATGGTCTTGGAAGGGCTGACGACAGACGGTCGGAACCGCCACGATGGGCGGTGCCGGAGATGTTAGGGGCTTCCGGCCCGGGCGGGAAGCCGGCAAGTCGCCGTGGGGCGTGTCGGACTGCACCTGAACGGTGCCGATCCGGGGAAAACGAAGCCTTTGCCGGGGGGCGAAGCTTCGGGGTCCTGGCTCGACTTGGCGTTCATGCGCGGCCTCCTTGCGGTCAGGCGTGGTCCCGGCCGGGGACGTACCGGCAGTTTGCCGGCGCGCGATTGTATAGGCTCAAATCGCGCGGCTGCGCACCATCAGACCAGGCATTGCTGCAGTCCCTGCAGAAAGATGTCGTTGGGCAGGTCGATGCCGATGAAGACCATCTTGCTGTTGCGCGTTTCGCCTTCGGCCCAGGCCGGACCGAGGTCGCTGCCCATCAGCTGGTGCACGCCCTGAAAAATCACCTTGCGGTCGGTGCCCTGCATGTGGAGCACGCCCTTGTAGCGCAGCATGCGAGGGCCGTAGATGTTGACGATGGCGCCGAGAAAATCCTCGAGCTTGGCGGGGTCGAAGGCGCGCTCGGACTTGAAGGCGAAGCTCTTCACGTCGTCGTCATGGGCATGGTGGTGGCCGTGCTCGCCATGGGCGTGCGAGGGATGGTCGCAGTGCTCGCCGTGCGCATGGTCGTGGTCGTGGTGATCGTGGCCGTGGTCGTCTTCCTTGAGGAAGTCCGGGTCGATGTCGAGCGTGGCGTTGAGGTTGAAGCCGCGCAGGTCGAGCACGTTGGCCAGGGGCACGTCGCCGAAGTTCACCTTCTGGATCGGCGCGCGCGGGTTCATGTGCTTGAGCCGGTGGATCAGCGCGTCGGTCTCGTCGGCGGCGACCAGGTCGCTTTTGCTGATGAAGAGCTGGTCGGCAAAGCCCACCTGGCGGCGCGCCTCCTGGCGGTCGTCGAGCTGCTGCGGAGCGTGCTTGGCGTCGACCAGCGTGAGGATGGAATCGAGCAGATAGCTCTCGGCGATCTCCTCGTCCATGAAGAAGGTCTGCGCGACCGGGCCGGGGTCGGCCAGGCCGGTGGTCTCGATGACGACGCGGTCGAAGTCGAGCAGACCCTTGCGCTTCTTGGCAGCCAGCAGCTGCAGCGCCTCGCGCAGGTCTTCGCGGATGGTGCAGCAGACGCAGCCATTGCTCATCTGCACGATCTGCTCCTTGGACTCGGTGACCAGGATGTCGTTGTCGATGTTCTCCTCGCCGAACTCGTTCTCGATCACGGCGATCTTCATGCCGTGGTTTTCGGACAGCAGGCGCTTGAGCAGCGTGGTCTTGCCCGAGCCGAGAAAGCCGGTGAGGATGGTGGCGGGGATGAGGCTCATGGAATCGGGTCCCTGGGGCTGGTGCAGCCGTGCAATGGAAGGCAAACCAGCAGTTTAGCGAGGCCGTCAAGCCCCGGTCGGCGCCGGTTTTTCTTTGCGGTCCCGCGCGGCTTCGCTACCGGGTAGATCGTTTCTCGGCAAGCGACACGCTCGGCACCCGCCTGTCTAGATTGGGCGGCTCGCCCGGGCCTGCCGGCCCGCCGATTCTGTCGACACCGCAGCGCCGACCATGCACCAGCCCCTCACCCGTCGCCACTCCGCTGGTTCGATCGAACACCTCCTCCTGCGCACCAGGCCCGACACTGCCCCGCGCGGTGTTTCACACCCAACCGCGCCGGTCCCCACCACCCGAACGCAAGAGCCGGCGAACGAGGTGGCCTCGCCGCTCGGCCCACTCGTGCAGACGCCCTGCGCAGCGGCCGGCCCGAACGATTTCACCGCCGGCCCGGACACCACCGAAAGCGCCCCCCTTCTCGACGTCGATCAGGCGGTATCGACGCAAGCCCTTGACCAGGTGCACGGGGCAATACGGCCCCCGCTGACCCTCGCCCAGTCAAACCTGTTCGAGACCTTGAAAAAAAGCATCGAACGCGGCGAAGCCAACTTCCGCCACACCTTGCAATCGATGACCCAGACCGATGCCGAGGCGGTGCTCACCGCAGGCGGGCTCAATCAGACACCCATGGTCTGGCATCTGATGAACAGTCTCGATCGCAACGCCTCGCGCATGCTGCAGCAGGCGCTGGAGACATGTCCGGCCGCGGTGACCGCACACACCTTCGATGGCCAGGTGGCGCTGCACGTCGCGGCGAGCCACGCCGATGCCGAGGCACTCGCCCTGATCCTGCAACGCACGCGCCAGGTCGATGTGCGCGACGGCGAGGGTGGCTATCCCTTGTACGAACTGGCCCGACGGGCCCGGTACCTGGACGGCGACGAAGTCATCGAATGCGTCAAGCTGCTGACCGAGGCCGGCGCCGACTGGACGCTCACCACCGGCGGCCAGCGCGACGCGGCCGGTGCATGCGCGCACGACAAGTACCTCTGCAATCTCGTCATGGGCCTGCCCTCCTACACCACCTGCCTGCTGGAAGTCCTGCAGGCGAACCCCAAGCTCAAGCCGGCCGACGTGCTGCGCCTGAAGGATGCCGACCTGCCCCCGACCCGCATGAACCTGATCGACCTCGAACGCACGAAACGCGGCCTGTGGCCGATCTACCAGGCCGATCGCGACAACGTCGAAGACCAGCGCCGCTGCCGCGCCCTGGTGGCCAGGCGCAGCCGCTAGCCGCGGTCAGCCCCGCCGCAGCACGACCAGCCCCTTGAGGTATTCGCCCTCGGGGAAGGTCAGCGTCATGGGGTGATCGGGCGCGCCGGCCAGGCGCTGGATGACGTAGCCGTCGACACCGGCATCGGCGCCGGCCGAGGCGACGATCTTGTGGAACAGCTCCGGCGGCACCCCGCCCGAGCATGAATAGGTGAACAGCACACCACCCGGCGCCAGCAGCTTGAGCGCCAGCCGGTTGATGTCCTTGTAGGCGCGCGCGGCCCGCTCGGCATGTGCCGAGGTGGGGGCGAACTTGGGCGGGTCGAGCACGATGGCGTCGAACACCCGGCCCTCCTGGCCGAAGCGGCGCAGGCTGGCGTTGACGTCGGCGTCGAGAAACTCGCAGCCGGCGTCGTCGAGACCGTTCAGGCGCAGGTTCTCGCGCGCCTGTTCCAGCGCGGGGCCGGAGGAATCGATGGTCACGACTTCGCCGCCCTGCACCCCGGCGGCCCCTTGCCCGACGAGCGCCGCCACGGTGAAGCCGCCGGTATAGCTGTAGCAGTTGAGCACCCGGCGCGAACCCAGGCGCTGCACCGTATCGGCAAAGGCCTTGCGGCTGTCGCGCTGGTCGAGGTAGTAACCGGTCTTGTGGCCGGTGGCGATGTCCAGGCCGAGGCGCCAGCCGTGCTCCTGCAGCACCAGCGCCGTGGGGCCGTCGCCGCGCAGCCAGCCGGTGGCCTCGGGCAGGCCTTCGAGGCCGCGCGCGCTGGCGTCGGAGCGTTCGTAGAGCTTCTGCAGGCCGGTTGCGGCCAGCAGGGCGTCGGCGAGCACGACCTTCCAACGCTCGGAGCCGGCGCTGCCGAATTGGGCGACCAGGGTGTCGCCGTAGCGGTCGACGATGAGGCCCGGCAGGCCGTCGGACTCGCCGTGCACCAGGCGCACGCCGTCGCTGTCGATGGCCAGGTGGCGGCGCATGTCGACGGCCGCCTGCACCCGCGCGGCGAAGAAGGCGGCGTCGATGCGATCGGTCTCCACGAAGCTCCAGACCCGCGCACGGATGCGCGAGGCCGGGCTGAAGGCGGCCCAGCCGAGAAAGCGGCCGTCGTGGGCTTCCACCCGCACGGTTTCGCCGCTGTCGGCACCGCCGCGGGCGATGGCCGATTCGAAGATCCAGGGATGACGGCGCAGCAGGGAGCGCTCCTTGCCGTCGCGCAGTTTCAGAGTTTTCATGAGCTCAATGTTGCCTGACGCCATAACAGATTGCGCGTAGACCATGAGAAACTCCACCAAATAGTCGCAAGGACGAGGAAAGGCGCACAGGTGGATCCAATTTTTATTACGCGGGTCATTTTGCGAAATTTTAGGAGCATCGGCTACTGCGATGTTCAACTGGGCCCTCTAACCTATTTGGTGGGCGCAAATGGTTCGGGAAAAAGCAATTTTCTTGACGCACTTCATTTGATTAGTGACGCACTCACAGG
The nucleotide sequence above comes from Xylophilus sp. GOD-11R. Encoded proteins:
- a CDS encoding penicillin-binding protein 2 — its product is MSRGSRSVQYASSPLLASKTPVWRSKFIVACIALGFVALAGRALYVQVIGNAFFQRQGLVRFARTLELPANRGRILDRNGLLLASSVIAPSIWAIPEDVDKDDPAVAAKLKTLAKLLGMTPAALGKKLADEDKTFVWIQRQVDEPIAKQIAALDIKGIYQRKEYKRQYPEGEAAAHIVGFTNVEDKGQEGIELAFNNDLAGKSGSRRVIKDRLGRAVEGVGDAVPPVDGKDIQLSIDSKVQFFAYQKLRDAVMLHKAKAGSVVVLDSVTGEILALANYPSYDPGNRQHLSGEQLRNRALTDTFEPGSTMKPITVATALELGRVTPQTMIDTSPGRITITGSTITDTHNYGLQTVEGVIQKSSNVGATKISQRMTAHEMWDSFSAMGFGQKPQLTFPGAVTGRLRPWKTWRPVEQATMSYGYGLSASLFQMAHAYTTFAHDGNLIPATILKSDQPAVGTRVFSSKNSAAVRHMLQLAAGPGGTAPKAQTMGYSVGGKSGTAHKQEGRGYASHKYRSWFNGIAPIDKPRIVVAVMIDEPTAGSYFGGTVAGPVFSEVVSQTLRIMGVQPDLSVKPQVMAKEVEESF
- the ftsL gene encoding cell division protein FtsL: MTRLSIVLLMAVMASALYLVHVQYESRKLFTEMERATAEAHRLEVERDRLEVEKRAQATPLRVEKLARDKLQMRNTTPAITLYVPYAANTAAGAGETGTTR
- the rsmH gene encoding 16S rRNA (cytosine(1402)-N(4))-methyltransferase RsmH — protein: MTTAALHTTVMLNEAVDALVQDPDGTYVDATFGRGGHSRLILSRLSPAGRLIAFDKDPEAIAAASAIGDERFSIRHEGFAQLGELPPGSAAGVLMDLGVSSPQIDNPARGFSFRFDGPLDMRMDPTRGESVADWLAAAETQQIAEVIRDYGEERFAGPIAKAIVARRQERGPLTTTAELAELVAGAVKTREQGQNPATRTFQALRIFINAELEELQQALNASLSVLRPGGRLSVISFHSLEDRIVKTFIAQQSKEVYDRRAPFAPPQPMRLVALGRSKPSAAEVSANPRSRSAMLRVAERTEVSA
- the mraZ gene encoding division/cell wall cluster transcriptional repressor MraZ, with product MFQGASSLSLDAKGRLSVPTRHRDVLGATASGQLTITKHPHGCLMVFPRPEWEKFRERIAQLPMSAQWWKRIFLGNAMDVEMDGTGRVLVSPELRAAAGLAKDCVLLGMGNHFELWDKTSYDAQEAEAMKGEMPDAFQDFSF
- the hslU gene encoding ATP-dependent protease ATPase subunit HslU, with the protein product MTPQEIVSELDRHIVGQREAKRAVAIALRNRWRRQQVDEKLRHEITPKNILMIGPTGVGKTEIARRLARLADAPFIKVEATKFTEVGYVGKDVDTIVRDLVEVAVKQTREAEMKLHRERAVDAAEDRVLDILLPPARPTGAAAEEGALAIAAPAPESTARQAFRKKLREGQLDDKEIELDLAEAPPPVDVVGPPGMEGMAEQLRGMFGQMGGRRKTRRLKIAEALRLLTDEEAGKLVNEEETRARAVSNAEQNGIVFIDEIDKVASRSEGGGSTAEISRQGVQRDLLPLVEGTSVTTKYGIVKTDHMLFIASGAFHLAKPSDLIPELQGRFPIRVELQSLSALDFEAILVQTHASLVRQYQALMATEGVQVEFTPEGITRLAAIAYEVNERTEDIGARRLATVMERLLDEASFDAANLAGQTLTVDAAYVDARLGELSRNEDLSRFIL
- the hslV gene encoding ATP-dependent protease subunit HslV, yielding MDHSSDSAVFHGTTILSVRRQTPEGWQVAIGGDGQVTLGNIVIKGTARKVRKLHHEKVLAGFAGATADAFTLFERFEAKLEKHQGQLARAAIELTKEWRTDRVLRRLEAMLAVADRTTSLIITGNGDVLEPEQGIVAIGSGGAYAHSAAKALIDNTDLPADVVVKKSLEIAGSLCIYTNMSHTIETLS
- a CDS encoding STAS domain-containing protein; the protein is MRKDRPTGILRRMVRLVLPAGSGQGGPTTSESESELDQDSGKGRQLLRELMERRRRNDLVRQREFDQLRRMRRLAAVHVPVPADADEEDEAAESEGTEFLDTAPDHDPEERAMTVRKINEIEEQMSRQWWKTRPAEPVDLLPNSRPPGGESRRPGDSQAATRHVPLPGHSTLDIGPPGPRPSTGFITTTGSAQVQITRRAPVPPVQPDLELPDLELPDMELPGAAAGEPADTMIPQLVATGPGPLPGPQPALPGFVHDPQLEEAAIEFANGDAMAAQLHIRHLIDSPASTEGASLLEYWFALFDLYRALGRREAFEASAIEYAERFGRSPPAWVSLAPDALPPAEGLVEGTGDFHWHSPALVGAHAVSLLTTGAATAPGAWWLDWSGLEGFEYDAVAPLLEAFHAWSLAEVHLCFEGSDRLLAALESRTLTGAADAEADWWRLRMEALRLMGRIDDYEEAALDYCITYEVSPPAWQEPRCICQVLQGGMQPAFDHASVAFADDDAPQPPPLPELVGEIGSDIASVLARVGEARERQLLMAPMDRDELLAIDCSRLVRLDFVAAGSVLGWAAARHAEGLAVEFRHLHRLAGIFFNVTGINEYARVYVRPD
- the dksA gene encoding RNA polymerase-binding protein DksA, coding for MPSIVPAPVKKDPKLAQNWKSKSGDALTDAEVIAMPDAEYMNEKQLAFFRHKLVVLKQDMLANAGETTEHLREDTVVVPDPADRATIEEEHALELRTRDRERKLLKKIEQSIARIDAGDYGYCDETGEPIGVGRLLARPTATLSLEAQQRRELKQKMFGD
- a CDS encoding GTP-binding protein, which encodes MSLIPATILTGFLGSGKTTLLKRLLSENHGMKIAVIENEFGEENIDNDILVTESKEQIVQMSNGCVCCTIREDLREALQLLAAKKRKGLLDFDRVVIETTGLADPGPVAQTFFMDEEIAESYLLDSILTLVDAKHAPQQLDDRQEARRQVGFADQLFISKSDLVAADETDALIHRLKHMNPRAPIQKVNFGDVPLANVLDLRGFNLNATLDIDPDFLKEDDHGHDHHDHDHAHGEHCDHPSHAHGEHGHHHAHDDDVKSFAFKSERAFDPAKLEDFLGAIVNIYGPRMLRYKGVLHMQGTDRKVIFQGVHQLMGSDLGPAWAEGETRNSKMVFIGIDLPNDIFLQGLQQCLV